A segment of the bacterium genome:
AGATCTCTGATGTGATCAAAAAGTCGGGTAGATTGATGTTAACCGGCGAGGGATCCAGCCGGATTTTTCCTGCTAAAAATGCCATCGCGAAGGCGCTGACTCTGGGCCTGGAGTTGCCCATCGCCACCGACGGCTGTCGGCAATGCGCACACTATGATCTCAGCCGTTTTGCTGTGTTCTGCGCCTCCAATTCCGGAAAAACCAAAGAGGCGGTGCTGTTGGCAAGAAAGCTGGCGCATAGCGGTCATCGCCGCCTTTTTGCACTCTGCGCCGACAGCGGAACGCCTTTGGAGGCCGCCTGCGCCCGG
Coding sequences within it:
- a CDS encoding sugar isomerase: MDLKQDRYTRYALVREMMDAVGLMKRFDPAQTAEISDVIKKSGRLMLTGEGSSRIFPAKNAIAKALTLGLELPIATDGCRQCAHYDLSRFAVFCASNSGKTKEAVLLARKLAHSGHRRLFALCADSGTPLEAACAR